One genomic segment of Alkalimarinus alittae includes these proteins:
- a CDS encoding chemotaxis protein — MKSKAGQSQGILLFKLTPTQSFAIGTLKIREIVPYTPLTVLPKSHRFVLGAASVRGLTIPVIDMAAAVGYKPLTKEEIPNCFIIITDCQRKTIGFLVRQIERISECSWKDIEAPAKNLGRKAFLTGVTRIDGKVIQLLDVELVISLVFPNTEAANFHSLTDVQREKLKPLNILLVDDSLVARAQLSDALDRMNISYQVTANGNDALNIMKQNASENSAIDLVVSDIEMPGLDGYELTFEIRNNSSQLGTPYIILHTSLSSEISVSQAHQVGANEALTKFDAGELVQAMLRGAEYKSANV; from the coding sequence ATGAAAAGCAAAGCAGGCCAATCTCAGGGGATTCTGTTATTTAAGTTAACACCCACTCAGTCTTTTGCGATAGGTACCCTAAAAATTCGTGAAATAGTGCCTTATACGCCATTAACCGTACTCCCTAAGTCCCATCGTTTTGTGCTGGGCGCAGCCAGTGTTCGTGGGCTAACAATACCTGTTATCGATATGGCCGCTGCGGTTGGTTATAAACCGTTAACTAAAGAAGAGATTCCTAACTGTTTTATTATTATTACCGACTGCCAACGAAAGACGATTGGTTTTCTTGTGCGACAAATTGAGCGCATTTCTGAATGTAGTTGGAAAGATATAGAGGCGCCTGCTAAGAATTTAGGCAGAAAGGCATTCTTAACCGGCGTAACTCGCATTGACGGCAAAGTAATACAACTGTTAGATGTTGAACTCGTGATTTCATTAGTATTTCCGAATACTGAAGCGGCAAACTTCCACTCACTTACTGACGTTCAAAGAGAGAAGCTTAAGCCGCTTAATATTCTATTAGTGGATGACTCTTTAGTGGCACGCGCTCAACTCTCAGATGCATTAGATCGAATGAATATTTCGTATCAAGTAACGGCAAACGGAAATGATGCACTCAATATCATGAAGCAAAATGCGAGTGAAAATTCTGCCATTGACCTCGTTGTCAGTGATATAGAAATGCCTGGTCTTGATGGCTATGAACTTACATTTGAAATACGTAATAATTCTTCACAGCTCGGAACGCCCTACATTATACTTCACACCTCTCTTTCAAGTGAGATCAGTGTTAGCCAAGCTCATCAAGTGGGTGCAAATGAAGCGTTAACTAAATTCGATGCAGGTGAACTGGTCCAAGCAATGCTACGTGGCGCCGAGTATAAGTCCGCAAACGTTTAA
- a CDS encoding nuclear transport factor 2 family protein: MDTQTFLTQWHELVNTRDLKKLDVLLDDNAVLLSPVLHSPKEGKAITKIFLTAALSVFANESFKYVREFSNADSVVLEFETEVNGIYVNGVDMIKLNEEGKIIEFKVMVRPLKALNMINEMMTQMIQSFSGKK; this comes from the coding sequence ATGGACACTCAAACATTCTTAACTCAATGGCATGAGCTTGTTAATACTAGAGACCTGAAAAAACTTGATGTCTTGCTGGATGATAACGCTGTTCTATTATCACCTGTATTACATAGCCCTAAAGAAGGTAAAGCAATAACCAAGATCTTCTTAACCGCTGCATTAAGTGTATTTGCTAATGAGTCATTTAAGTATGTACGAGAATTTAGTAATGCAGATAGTGTCGTTTTAGAATTTGAAACGGAGGTTAATGGCATCTATGTTAATGGTGTAGATATGATCAAACTAAATGAAGAGGGTAAGATTATCGAGTTCAAAGTGATGGTCCGACCTCTTAAAGCACTGAATATGATCAACGAGATGATGACCCAAATGATACAAAGCTTTTCTGGAAAGAAATAG
- the hflX gene encoding GTPase HflX, with product MQNPDKPRAKRALIVAVQLDNVSDVEFESSIDELGELAKTLGMDVVGQVTQKRSSFDSTAYVGVGKREEIRQVLQADQAAIDALAYSNPSEEKEAVEYILVDHEISPSQALNLENELGCEVMDRTVVILEIFHRNARSHAAQVQVEIARLSYMAPRLREAAKREGPLGRQRSGTGGRGKGQSRSQLDARKVRDRIAELQKEIDTMEAGRDIQRSRRQEQTGLAQVALVGYTNAGKSTLMRALTRSEVLVANQLFATLDTKVRTLYPDSVPRVLVSDTVGFIKNLPHGLVASFKSTLDEALNATLLLHVIDASDPGFEMQLEVTDKVLAEIGADTVPRIKVFNKIDYLGDVIAQEERVAELQSKYPGCIILSARNPDDIARLHESIVKASQQGQIETEIFLPWSAQDLRGEIFASCEVLEERADTEGAFFRFRATPMIVAKLNEIADKAR from the coding sequence ATGCAAAACCCAGACAAACCACGCGCTAAGCGTGCACTCATTGTTGCAGTGCAATTAGACAACGTTAGCGATGTAGAATTCGAATCTTCGATCGATGAGCTTGGGGAGCTTGCAAAGACATTAGGTATGGACGTTGTAGGGCAGGTGACTCAAAAACGTTCATCGTTCGACTCAACTGCTTATGTTGGTGTAGGTAAACGAGAAGAAATACGGCAGGTTTTACAAGCTGATCAAGCTGCAATAGATGCGCTGGCATATTCAAACCCATCAGAAGAAAAAGAAGCCGTAGAATATATTCTAGTGGATCATGAGATATCGCCATCTCAAGCACTGAACCTTGAAAATGAACTTGGCTGCGAAGTAATGGATCGGACGGTTGTTATTCTTGAGATATTTCACCGAAATGCTCGCTCACACGCGGCACAGGTTCAAGTTGAAATCGCTCGGTTAAGTTATATGGCGCCTCGTTTACGAGAGGCTGCCAAGCGAGAAGGGCCGTTAGGTCGTCAGCGTAGCGGTACTGGTGGACGTGGTAAAGGCCAATCGCGGAGTCAGCTAGATGCCAGAAAAGTGCGAGATCGCATTGCTGAACTGCAAAAAGAAATTGATACCATGGAGGCTGGTCGTGATATTCAACGATCACGCCGACAAGAACAAACTGGGCTTGCTCAAGTCGCGTTGGTCGGTTACACCAACGCAGGTAAATCTACCTTAATGCGAGCTTTAACTCGCAGTGAAGTGTTAGTTGCAAACCAATTGTTTGCTACGCTAGACACTAAAGTGCGTACTCTATACCCCGATAGTGTTCCGCGAGTACTGGTAAGCGATACAGTGGGCTTCATTAAAAACCTACCGCATGGTTTGGTGGCCTCTTTTAAGTCTACATTGGACGAAGCGCTTAATGCAACGCTACTACTACATGTTATCGATGCAAGCGACCCAGGATTTGAAATGCAGCTCGAAGTAACCGATAAAGTACTCGCTGAGATTGGTGCAGACACGGTTCCTCGCATTAAAGTATTCAATAAAATTGACTATTTAGGGGATGTCATAGCACAAGAAGAGCGTGTCGCAGAACTTCAATCTAAGTATCCCGGTTGTATTATTCTGAGTGCGCGTAACCCAGACGATATTGCTAGGCTGCATGAGTCAATTGTTAAGGCCTCTCAGCAAGGTCAGATTGAAACTGAGATATTTTTACCCTGGTCTGCACAGGATTTACGCGGCGAAATATTTGCTTCTTGTGAAGTTTTAGAAGAACGTGCCGATACCGAAGGGGCTTTTTTCCGTTTTCGCGCAACACCAATGATAGTCGCTAAATTGAATGAAATCGCAGATAAAGCACGTTAA
- a CDS encoding PilZ domain-containing protein, with protein sequence MDQIIDILFSALFLSVVVGTRFNKWPAEQSKLFTGSPSDYIDGPRFKGYCLIYILTFFVLTLIVRNSPQLLDILKVVLDTQATQVPQSNGIATHSYLIISIAVFIISTLPMVSPYDEQWRKKLHVWARIPQSVKEITRGIIRSNAFMPTPRILSELKREITRSEQQSRFALSIENLDQEKAARSIDWYYIQCASLLLIVKELCLDLTVNDLKTKGIRIEELGRIITSPSFNENEFNKYKHELEELSLYFVECICKHVIKKYPRKDAQYTAFKNLGFVISQHDSSEIRIKDAISLCFIGVILISISSVAALLLILDFYQPERQYLDVAKFVSWTTGSIISFSIAIFVGIVIKKMPSADVKVGMFTYFIALLFATLASFVFFVIVRDLALSLEKLPIARICLAMSFSTLSIVVIKALNNASYDRKEVVVSSLFYGIVLGVVMAVFQVLISIAFSWNRIPESVSVLTHYFSDWKLFFLFSVGFLKGLFVGGGISYFIQKTQREQLLAALRKNPRVNRVLVMELKSGEKAFYINTKDISTNGIKIQTRETLHSGDQIELSSPIIGSIKGVIKWTQSQLLGKQIAGIEFTKSTHTLQKYIRDNYGEYYAG encoded by the coding sequence ATGGATCAGATTATAGATATACTATTTAGTGCTCTATTTCTATCTGTCGTCGTCGGTACAAGATTTAATAAATGGCCGGCTGAGCAAAGTAAGTTATTTACTGGAAGTCCAAGTGATTATATTGATGGCCCCAGATTTAAAGGCTATTGCTTAATTTACATACTCACCTTTTTCGTTTTGACGTTAATCGTTCGTAACTCCCCACAATTATTAGACATACTTAAAGTTGTACTCGACACTCAAGCAACCCAAGTGCCTCAAAGTAATGGAATCGCAACGCATTCATATTTAATTATCAGCATTGCTGTATTTATAATTTCAACCTTACCGATGGTATCCCCTTACGATGAGCAATGGCGAAAAAAACTGCATGTATGGGCGCGAATCCCTCAATCTGTTAAAGAAATAACACGTGGCATTATTCGCTCTAATGCCTTTATGCCAACACCCCGTATTTTAAGCGAGCTTAAAAGAGAAATCACACGATCTGAGCAACAATCTCGATTCGCTCTTTCAATAGAGAACCTTGACCAAGAAAAAGCTGCTCGCTCAATTGACTGGTACTATATTCAGTGCGCTAGCTTGTTACTCATCGTCAAAGAGTTATGCCTAGACTTAACAGTAAATGACTTAAAAACGAAAGGTATTAGAATTGAAGAGTTAGGCAGAATTATTACGTCTCCCAGCTTTAATGAAAATGAATTCAATAAATACAAACATGAACTAGAGGAGCTATCGCTCTACTTTGTAGAATGCATTTGTAAACATGTTATAAAAAAATACCCCCGTAAAGACGCTCAATATACTGCCTTCAAAAACTTAGGCTTTGTAATAAGTCAGCATGACAGTTCAGAAATCCGCATCAAAGATGCAATTTCACTGTGTTTTATTGGTGTGATTTTAATTTCAATCAGCTCTGTCGCCGCATTGTTATTAATTTTAGATTTCTATCAACCTGAACGACAATACCTAGACGTTGCTAAATTTGTTAGCTGGACAACGGGCAGTATTATTTCATTTTCAATCGCTATTTTTGTGGGCATTGTTATTAAAAAAATGCCGTCAGCTGATGTTAAAGTAGGCATGTTTACATATTTTATTGCGTTACTGTTTGCGACGTTAGCCTCTTTTGTATTTTTTGTAATTGTTCGAGATCTCGCGTTAAGCCTTGAAAAGTTACCCATAGCAAGAATTTGCTTAGCAATGTCGTTTTCAACACTGTCTATTGTCGTCATTAAAGCATTAAACAATGCGAGTTATGACCGTAAAGAAGTAGTTGTATCCTCTCTATTTTATGGCATTGTTCTTGGTGTTGTCATGGCTGTCTTTCAAGTACTTATCTCTATAGCGTTTAGCTGGAATAGAATTCCAGAGAGCGTTTCAGTTTTAACGCATTATTTTAGCGACTGGAAACTGTTTTTTTTATTTTCAGTCGGATTTTTAAAAGGTCTATTTGTGGGTGGTGGCATTAGCTATTTTATTCAAAAAACACAAAGGGAGCAGCTCTTAGCGGCATTACGGAAAAATCCTCGCGTTAATCGTGTGTTGGTGATGGAACTGAAATCAGGCGAGAAGGCGTTTTATATTAATACGAAGGATATTTCTACCAACGGTATTAAAATACAAACGCGAGAGACGCTGCATTCTGGCGACCAAATAGAACTTTCCTCTCCAATCATAGGCAGTATAAAAGGCGTTATAAAATGGACTCAATCCCAACTATTGGGTAAGCAAATTGCAGGGATAGAATTTACTAAATCAACCCATACTTTGCAGAAGTATATAAGAGATAATTATGGTGAGTACTATGCAGGCTGA
- a CDS encoding cation:proton antiporter, which translates to MEHLPQILLLLAVAITIVVTFQRLHIPTSLGYLLVGVVVGPFTMGPVVSMPELHTLAEFGVVFLLFTIGLNYSIPQLNALRHQILGLGIGQVALTTLVAAIVVWLAGLSIPAAFVFGAVFAQSSTTIISSLLSEQNEENTQHGRLGLAMSVFQDVTAVPFLVIIPVLGVSVAADVLTMTLVWSLLKAVLAFVLVFFAGRWLFGPLFHLVAKRNSLETFTLAILLVSLIAAWTTHSLGLSLAFGGFLAGMMLGETEFRHQVESIVSPFRDVLLGLFFIGIGMRFDPTSIAPIWEWSLLGAMLILVSKILIVAGLVHRVTSDKQVAWRTGLMLSVGGEFGLALIAIAIDASVLDMTLGQIAITSVLLSMVAGALLIRFNGAIVNTFFKDTDNSLASAERSSNSPEARVIIGGYGRVGHTIAVLLHAKGVPFVAVDTDPQRVAQGRADGHQVFYGDITDPGLLAAIHVEKASLLVISADKVEAALATLTYMKRSCPQVPVIARAKDLQSCTRLLNAGAIHAYPETIEASLSLAASALNMLNVPMEEVDQIVQGVRDWGYRPIMEDDSKTNK; encoded by the coding sequence ATGGAACACCTACCACAAATCCTTCTTCTTCTAGCGGTTGCGATCACCATTGTCGTCACATTTCAGCGCTTACATATACCTACTAGCTTAGGCTATCTTTTGGTTGGCGTAGTGGTTGGGCCGTTTACAATGGGCCCGGTCGTTTCTATGCCTGAGCTGCATACATTAGCTGAATTTGGTGTTGTGTTTTTACTCTTTACGATCGGCTTAAACTACTCCATTCCTCAACTTAATGCCCTTAGGCATCAGATTCTTGGCTTAGGCATAGGGCAGGTTGCGCTGACTACTTTGGTTGCTGCCATTGTAGTGTGGTTGGCAGGTTTATCTATTCCTGCTGCATTTGTGTTTGGTGCGGTTTTTGCTCAATCATCCACAACGATTATCTCGAGCTTATTATCTGAGCAGAACGAAGAGAATACTCAGCATGGCCGGCTAGGGTTGGCTATGTCTGTCTTTCAAGATGTAACCGCTGTTCCGTTTCTTGTTATTATTCCTGTACTGGGCGTTTCAGTGGCTGCGGATGTATTAACAATGACGCTTGTTTGGTCACTCTTAAAAGCAGTACTCGCGTTTGTATTAGTCTTTTTTGCAGGCCGTTGGTTATTCGGACCGTTATTCCACTTAGTGGCAAAGCGAAACTCATTAGAAACATTCACATTAGCGATTTTATTAGTGTCGTTAATTGCAGCATGGACCACCCATAGCCTTGGCCTTTCTTTAGCATTTGGTGGTTTTTTGGCGGGCATGATGTTGGGAGAAACTGAGTTTCGTCATCAAGTTGAGTCTATTGTAAGCCCGTTTAGAGATGTATTACTCGGATTGTTTTTTATTGGCATCGGTATGCGTTTTGACCCTACATCCATCGCCCCCATTTGGGAGTGGTCGCTACTCGGGGCGATGCTTATTTTAGTGAGTAAAATACTCATAGTGGCAGGTTTAGTTCATCGGGTGACTTCCGATAAGCAAGTCGCTTGGCGTACAGGGTTGATGTTGAGTGTCGGTGGCGAGTTTGGGCTTGCGCTGATTGCCATTGCTATTGATGCTTCGGTTTTAGATATGACGCTAGGCCAAATTGCGATTACTTCTGTATTGCTTTCAATGGTGGCAGGGGCCTTATTAATTCGATTTAATGGGGCTATCGTTAATACATTCTTCAAAGATACCGATAACAGCCTAGCGTCAGCAGAACGGAGCAGTAATAGTCCAGAGGCACGAGTGATTATTGGTGGATATGGGCGAGTTGGACATACTATTGCCGTGTTATTACACGCTAAAGGTGTTCCTTTTGTGGCTGTTGACACCGATCCTCAGAGAGTCGCTCAAGGCAGAGCCGATGGGCATCAAGTTTTCTATGGTGACATCACTGACCCAGGGTTACTCGCCGCCATTCATGTCGAGAAGGCCTCACTTTTAGTCATCTCAGCCGATAAGGTAGAAGCGGCATTGGCTACATTAACGTATATGAAAAGGTCGTGTCCGCAAGTACCGGTAATAGCGCGAGCTAAGGACCTTCAATCGTGCACTCGTTTACTTAATGCCGGTGCAATACATGCGTATCCTGAGACGATTGAGGCGAGTTTAAGTCTTGCTGCAAGTGCATTAAATATGCTGAATGTTCCTATGGAAGAGGTTGATCAGATTGTTCAGGGAGTACGGGATTGGGGTTACCGCCCCATTATGGAAGATGATTCGAAAACAAATAAGTGA
- a CDS encoding protein adenylyltransferase SelO — protein MTDKHIDAGFNHDNSYADKLNGFYVPFIGDKAPNPQLVKLNTELARVIGLDIDNLDRKTIASILSGGTAINGAAPLAQAYAGHQFGGFSPQLGDGRALLLAEVIDINGLRRDVHLKGSGRTAFSRGGDGKAALGPVLREYLLGEAMHALNVPTTRALAVVITGEKVWREGRQTGAVLARVASSHLRVGTFEYYAAQAQPDKVKRLADYAIDRHYPELKASENRYLAFIRAVSERQATLIAKWMHIGFVHGVMNTDNMTISGETIDYGPCAFIDRYSPTAVFSSIDRQGRYAYANQSSIAQWNLARLAECLLPLIDPDNDKAVKLATQEIIDFKQRYEALWLSGMRMKLGLMTTQEDDLDLVTELHTTMEGQHVDFTLLFRNLSEVLLGNTNAARDLFDDPDSFDVWQSKWLKRIDSESVSNDDRVNAMNAVNPLYIPRNHKVEEALHAAELESNYEPFEKLIEVLAQPFTKREGLEEYAVPAPLDASPYKTFCGT, from the coding sequence ATGACGGACAAGCACATTGACGCCGGTTTTAACCACGATAATAGCTACGCTGATAAGCTAAATGGGTTTTATGTTCCCTTTATAGGCGACAAAGCCCCTAACCCTCAGTTGGTTAAATTAAATACTGAACTGGCAAGGGTCATTGGGCTTGATATAGATAACCTAGACAGAAAGACAATTGCTTCGATTTTATCCGGCGGTACTGCTATAAACGGTGCAGCTCCGCTAGCGCAAGCCTATGCAGGGCATCAATTTGGTGGGTTTAGCCCGCAGCTCGGTGATGGTAGAGCGTTATTGTTGGCTGAAGTGATTGATATTAATGGCCTCCGACGCGATGTTCACCTCAAAGGCTCCGGCCGTACGGCTTTTTCTCGCGGGGGGGATGGCAAAGCCGCGCTTGGCCCTGTATTACGAGAATACCTATTGGGCGAGGCAATGCACGCCCTTAATGTACCGACAACACGCGCACTAGCGGTGGTTATCACAGGCGAAAAAGTATGGCGTGAGGGCCGTCAAACAGGGGCAGTATTAGCGCGTGTTGCTTCAAGTCACTTAAGAGTCGGTACTTTTGAATATTATGCCGCACAAGCTCAACCTGATAAGGTTAAACGGTTGGCAGACTATGCGATTGATCGGCATTACCCTGAACTTAAAGCATCAGAAAACCGCTACCTAGCATTCATCCGTGCCGTAAGCGAAAGGCAAGCAACCTTGATCGCAAAATGGATGCATATTGGGTTTGTGCACGGAGTTATGAATACCGATAACATGACGATTTCAGGTGAGACCATTGACTACGGTCCCTGTGCATTTATCGACCGTTATAGCCCCACAGCTGTTTTTAGCTCAATTGATAGGCAAGGGCGTTATGCCTATGCTAACCAGTCGTCAATAGCACAATGGAATCTTGCTCGGCTTGCAGAATGCTTGTTACCTTTAATTGACCCTGATAATGACAAAGCGGTGAAGCTCGCCACTCAAGAAATCATAGATTTTAAGCAGCGGTATGAGGCTTTATGGCTATCCGGCATGCGAATGAAGCTTGGGTTAATGACTACTCAAGAGGATGATTTGGATCTCGTTACCGAACTGCATACTACCATGGAAGGCCAGCACGTTGATTTCACGTTGCTGTTTCGTAACCTGTCAGAGGTACTGCTTGGGAATACTAACGCGGCTCGAGACTTATTTGATGACCCTGACTCATTTGATGTGTGGCAATCTAAATGGCTTAAACGTATAGATTCTGAATCTGTCAGCAATGACGATAGAGTCAACGCTATGAATGCGGTAAACCCTCTATACATTCCAAGAAATCACAAGGTTGAAGAAGCACTTCATGCCGCAGAATTAGAGTCAAATTATGAACCCTTTGAAAAGTTGATTGAGGTGCTTGCACAGCCCTTTACAAAGCGAGAAGGGTTAGAAGAATATGCTGTACCCGCGCCGCTAGATGCTAGCCCTTATAAAACATTTTGTGGGACTTGA
- a CDS encoding M14 family zinc carboxypeptidase → MFTRTLRECLPELVQLERFIARARFKVNHESSVAFKDLSLPIYSVEVMPFKAGLPTVIFTGGIHGIERIGTQVLLAYMDMLSTKLSWDAGLQHQLSVLNIIFIPIVNPGGMYLNRRANPKGVDLMRNAPIEAETQPPLLGGGQRLSSKLPWYCGNTVYGLEQESQTLMDIVERYAQQSPFTISTDCHSGFGLRDHLWFPYAYRKRPIAALDKLYALKLLLDKTYPHHDYVFEPQSLSYITHGDLWDYIYKRHKNNNESVLLPLTLEMGSWNWVKKHPIQLLSFAGLFNPIVPHRQRRVLRRHLMLFDFICSAAIAHKKWIPKKKQKQRMFQAAEQFWYRASP, encoded by the coding sequence ATGTTCACTAGGACGTTAAGAGAATGTTTGCCTGAGTTAGTTCAGTTAGAGCGATTTATTGCGCGGGCTCGTTTTAAGGTTAACCATGAGTCATCGGTTGCGTTTAAAGACCTTTCATTGCCAATTTATAGCGTTGAAGTTATGCCCTTTAAAGCTGGATTGCCGACCGTTATTTTTACTGGTGGTATTCACGGCATAGAGCGGATTGGAACCCAGGTCTTGCTCGCTTACATGGACATGCTATCGACTAAACTCTCATGGGATGCAGGGCTACAACATCAACTAAGTGTCCTTAATATTATATTTATTCCCATCGTTAACCCAGGGGGAATGTATCTGAATAGGCGCGCCAACCCAAAGGGGGTCGACTTAATGCGCAATGCGCCTATTGAGGCGGAGACACAACCCCCACTATTGGGCGGTGGACAACGGTTATCCTCTAAACTCCCTTGGTATTGTGGTAATACAGTGTATGGGCTTGAACAAGAAAGCCAAACATTAATGGATATTGTTGAACGTTATGCACAACAGTCACCCTTTACTATCAGTACCGACTGTCATTCAGGCTTTGGGCTGCGTGATCACTTGTGGTTTCCATATGCTTACAGAAAGCGGCCCATAGCCGCACTCGATAAGCTCTATGCGTTAAAGCTCTTACTCGACAAAACATATCCGCATCATGACTATGTGTTTGAGCCCCAATCTCTCAGCTATATAACTCATGGCGATTTATGGGATTACATATACAAACGGCATAAAAATAATAATGAATCTGTTTTACTGCCACTAACGTTAGAAATGGGGTCTTGGAATTGGGTAAAAAAACACCCTATACAATTATTGAGCTTTGCTGGCTTGTTTAATCCTATTGTTCCTCATCGGCAAAGAAGAGTCTTGCGCCGTCACTTAATGCTTTTTGATTTTATATGTTCAGCCGCCATTGCACATAAAAAGTGGATACCCAAGAAAAAACAAAAACAGCGTATGTTCCAGGCCGCTGAGCAATTTTGGTATAGGGCCTCTCCTTGA
- a CDS encoding alpha/beta hydrolase family protein codes for MFYSLWQASNVLWTLHSRAHLTSNDITESRFFCSYPIAVNDKEVMVDQYEPIEPYAGTLVVIHGMSPKGKQDPRVMLLCYALRRVGYRVIAPDIESIKNLMICSSQVGDIASTLSAIVKNKTLTPRGTIGLMAPSFSGGMCLAVASLPELKNHVTAVCAIGAFTEVNSVMNYLLNDDTADLYGRFIVLKKIVPLVCDDYALFEEALDAAIKDNLNEVNFDEFTNAYNCYLSSLTEQDRQKIRRLFHDVAYREQLFNSSKRYLSDELKGLDIISRIKDLSANVLLLHGNNDNVIPHHQSERLFHKLKDLKKKTELVVTPFISHGDTQFKLSQLTDIMKLIKGFSRYFRNVSRLNT; via the coding sequence ATGTTTTATTCACTGTGGCAAGCAAGCAATGTTTTATGGACATTGCACTCTAGAGCTCACTTAACCAGTAACGATATAACAGAAAGCCGTTTTTTTTGTTCTTATCCGATCGCCGTTAACGATAAGGAGGTTATGGTCGATCAATACGAACCCATAGAGCCTTATGCGGGTACGTTAGTGGTGATTCATGGTATGTCGCCCAAGGGTAAACAAGATCCGCGAGTAATGCTGTTATGTTACGCCCTCAGAAGAGTCGGGTATCGCGTTATTGCGCCCGATATAGAAAGCATAAAAAATCTAATGATTTGCTCATCTCAAGTTGGTGATATCGCTAGCACATTGAGCGCAATAGTAAAAAACAAAACGCTAACACCTAGGGGGACTATAGGGTTAATGGCACCTTCATTCTCGGGTGGTATGTGCCTTGCCGTCGCGTCATTACCTGAACTTAAAAATCATGTCACAGCCGTGTGCGCTATTGGTGCATTTACTGAAGTTAATTCCGTGATGAATTACCTTCTTAATGATGATACTGCAGACCTTTACGGACGGTTTATTGTATTAAAAAAAATTGTACCCCTGGTCTGTGATGACTATGCGTTATTTGAGGAAGCGCTAGATGCAGCGATTAAAGATAACCTCAATGAAGTTAATTTTGATGAGTTTACCAATGCGTATAATTGTTATTTAAGCTCCTTAACTGAGCAAGACAGACAAAAAATCAGACGGTTATTTCATGATGTCGCTTACAGAGAGCAATTGTTTAATTCAAGCAAGCGTTATTTATCGGATGAATTAAAAGGCTTGGATATCATTAGCCGTATTAAAGACCTCTCAGCCAATGTTTTGTTACTTCACGGCAATAACGATAATGTAATTCCTCATCATCAGTCAGAAAGGCTATTTCATAAACTCAAAGATTTAAAGAAAAAAACGGAACTTGTAGTAACCCCCTTTATAAGCCACGGAGATACTCAATTTAAACTATCTCAGTTGACTGACATCATGAAACTTATTAAGGGATTCTCTCGATATTTTCGTAATGTTTCTCGTTTAAATACATAA